One Marmota flaviventris isolate mMarFla1 chromosome 17, mMarFla1.hap1, whole genome shotgun sequence genomic window, CAGCGTGGACAGGTGTGAGCTTGGAGCTCACTGTGGGCGGCATTCCCGGGGTGTTATGTAGAGATGCCATTTAACCCAGATTTTCCCAACAGCACAAAGCAGTAGGCAGAGCCTGGGATTCAGGGAAGACTGGCTTCAGCTGGACAGTGCTGCTCCAGAGCAGTGCTCAACACCCAggagggcctggggagggggcacCCCAGCATTTCTGCCCACTCTGTCCCCGCTGCCCTGAGCGCTTTGTCCAGCGGGTGCAGGGGCATGGCTATGCAGGAGCCTCACCTCCGCCCCTCTCTTCTGCTTCAGAAGAAGAGCAAAGTGCACTACCACGTCGCCGTCATCATCAACTACCTGGGCCACTGCATCTCCCTGGTGGCCCTCCTGGTggcctttttcctctttttgcgACTCAGGTGAGAAGACCCTGGCACTGCCTGCTGCTGTCCCTGGGTCCTCGAGCAGGGCAGGGGAAGTAGGATGCAGGGCAGCCCTGGGCTTCTGGGAAGGGGGCATTGCCTCTGCCTTCAGTGGGAAGAGGGTGGCATACATGGGGGTCTTGGAGCTTCAGGAAGAGCCTGTCCTGGTGGCCTGTCCCTCTACAGAAACTACTGAAGGGGGCAGTGAGGAGGGACAAAGCCCAGGCTTCCCTGTGTCGCCCACACCTTGGCGGGTCTGTACCCATTTCTGGAGACTGGGCAGGTGGAGCCCTGGAGGTGGGGTGCCAGGAGTGACCTCCCCTCTTTAGTTTCAAATGAGCCACGGCCGTGGAGTGGGGGCAGGTGGGGAGCAGCGGGGGCTTCCCTCGGAGGCCTGTCGTATTTGCTGACCCTGTACTCTCAATCCTGAAAGGGCTGGAGTGGAGGGGCACCTGCCAGGGAAAGGGGCACCCACAGTGAGCCCGGTCCACAGAGcatgccctgccctgcccaggagcTCACGTTTGGGTGGTCACAGTCAGGAAGGGCCCCACAGGGCATGGAAAGAAGCTTGCTGCCTCCTCTCTCTGTGACAGCCAGCCAGCCcactctctctgagcctcagtttccccagccaCACATCTGGACTGCCATGAGGCTGGCGGCCTGtccctcattctctctctcctcttgtcATTCTGGTCATCTGCCTGCCCCTGCTGTCCCAGGAGTATCCGGTGCCTGAGAAACATCATCCACTGGAATCTCATCTCGGCCTTCATCCTGCGCAACGCCACGTGGTTCGTGGTCCAGCTCACCATGAGCCCCGAGGTCCACCAGAGCAATGTGGTGTGTCCTGGCAGGGGGAGCCAGCATGGGGACAAGCCCAGGATCAGAGGAGGGGCCCAGGCCAGGCCTCGTGCCCACAGAACAGGAGTGGGATCCTGAGGAGACCCCAGGTCCGGGTGGGGTGTTGtcactgcccccaccccactcaTCCTCACCtgtctttgggggggggggcggtcagGGCTGGTGCAGGTTGGTGACAGCTGCGTACAACTATTTCCACGTGACCAACTTCTTCTGGATGTTTGGCGAGGGCTGCTACCTGCACACGGCCATTGTGCTCACCTACTCCACCGACCGGCTGCGCAAGTGGATGTTCATCTGCATTGGCTGGGGTGAGCGGGGCGGCCCCCCGCCCCAGGCCGGATGCTGCAAGCCCTGCTGCCCGCTCCTCACCTGGAGTCAGGCCAGCGGCCGGGGCCTGGGAGCTGGAGGCCAGGTTGGATGGTGGGGTGTGCAccctcctgggggggggggacaacaGGACCATCATGAAGGTGTGTGAGCTCATGCTCAACCCCTGGTAACCCCACCCCACTCTAGGCCCTGGGCTGCACTGGGGTCCTCCAGACCCAGCATCCCCCCTCCCCAGGTTCCCCTGAAGGGCTCTGTGACTGCCTGTCTCTTCCTCAGGTGTGCCTTTCCCCATCATTGTGGCCTGGGCCATTGGAAAGCTCTACTACGACAATGAGAAGTAAGTcacctgcctcccctccccaagCCCTGAGGTCCAGGCTCCCAGCCTAGCTCCATCAGACCCTCCCCGAGGACCCTGGGTCATTCTGCCTCCCTGCCAGACCCTGGCTTCTGCATCTATAAAAGCAGAGAGTTGGGGGCTGGATTCAATCCAAGTGTCCCTCCAAGTGCTCTGTCAGAGGTGGCTGGAGAAGCAGCAGCCTCTGGGCTCCTTCATTCCTCTTGCGCTTTAACAAGAACGTCTCTAGAGCCAAGCTTCCCAGGTTCTGAATGTTGGCTCCACCAGTAAACATAGGTATATGACCTTGGAATAATTactgctctgtgcctcagtttcctcatctgcaaaatgggcatCCCACTAACAGTGCCTACCTCAAAGGGTCCTGGTAGGACTAGCATGTGTGATACATAGTAAGCATGTAGAAATAGAGCCTAGCGTGTTAGTGTATGCTATGTTAATGTTTTGATTAACACTTGTTTTAACAAAGATTCCATGGATTTATTGGAGATTGGTCCAGATGGCCTCAGAGGCTCTTTGCAGCTCTGAAGCTTTGGAGACTCTTGTTCCCAGTCACCCCTGAACTAGACTTCCGTTGTTGCATGGAGAAAACTAGACAGCTGTGTCTCATGGAGAATCACCTGGAAACTCTAAAAAGCGCTGATTCCTGGGCTGACCACAGAGAGAAGGATGTCGTTGGTCTGAGTTGTGACCTGGGCACCAGGGTTTTTTTTAACTGCTCAGTGGTTCCAATGGGCAGCTAAGATGGAGAAAGAGGCAGAAAAGGCGGGTGGATCAAACTGGTGAGGGGAAGAAGACAAAATTGTTGCCAACAAAGCATTTTCAGGATCCACTGACCATCTGACCAGGCTCCAGGTGCCTCCTGCTGCCCTCggccacagaggaagccagcacACCCTCCCTTGCTGGGAAAAGGATAAGGAGACTTGGAATGGGGAAGAAAGTGGGTCTCAGTGGCTCTGAAGCTCCACCTGCTGGCCAAATATAGACACTGCAACAGAAAGAATGGGAGTTGGAGACATCAGAAAGAACTAGCAAACCAGAAGACCTGGCCCTCCGACAGCTGGGTTTGGCTTGCGTGGTGCTGTTCAAAAACTTGATTTTGTAGCCACCTTTAAAAATCAACAGGTTTCACATAAGATCTCAATTTCTGTTTTATGGGAGCAAGATGAAGTCTAGCCACTGTGGGTCTCTGCCCACAAGGACATAGGGCTTCCAGTTTGTCCCACCCACTCCCTGGAACTTGCTGGAGGGCAACTCAGGAAAATGCAAAGCAGTTTTGTCTCTTGCAAACAGGTAGTTCCTGTGAAATTGTCCCCATTAAGGTCATTCATGTTGCAATTTAAATAATTCAGATAGAGCctggcacaatggcacacgcctgcaatcccagcaactctggaggctgaggaagaagaaggatcgcacttcaaagccagcctcagcaatttagccaggccctaagcaacttagagagaccctgtctcaggaaATAAAGATGGCTGGGGATGTTGGTTATTTATTAAGTGCCCCTGAGgaattgaagttttaaaaaaaaaaaaaaatcagacagatTCTAACTGTCAGTGCCTATTTCAATAGCACCATGCTCAGCCACAGCCACCACCAGGGGACCACAAGGAGGAACAGAGGAAGCAGTGCTCTGTTGGGCCCCGGCCTGTTCCTGGGCATTCAGTGGTCTTCTCCACCGTCCCTCCCTGCCAGGGTCTGCTATCACTTTCCATCTCAAACAGAGGCTGCTGTCCACACTGCAGGTGGGATAACTGAGGCACTGCAGTCAACTGGCTTGATCTTCTGTCAGGATTGGAATTGGGGCACCCACATCCTGACTGCCAGCCCCAGTCCTGCCCTGGCCAAGCACTACCCTTCCCTGTGCCACTGAAGTGGATCCAGATGACGCCACCCCCCCTTCCTCTGTGACCTTCTAGGTGCTGGTTTGGCAAAAAGCCTGGGGTGTACACCGACTACATCTACCAGGGCCCCATGATCTTGGTCCTGTTGGTAAGAACCTTGGCGGGGGGCTGGACAGGGCACAGTGGGAAGGGGCAGTCAGTACCTGCTATGGACAGAGAGGACCCTCTGCCCAGAGATGGGGACCACTCAGAGGAGCCCAGGCCAGGACTATGTGGGTGTTAATGAGGGGGAAGGAGAGCAGTAGGGGACAATGAGGCCAGAATTGAGAAGGCTGGGGACCTAAGCTGTCCCCTCCACCCACCACGACATCCTGCACACATCCATGCCCCCCGTCTCCATCCGTGTGCTCAACTTGCAGATCAACTTCATCTTCCTTTTCAACATCGTCCGCATCCTCATGACCAAACTCCGGGCATCCACCACATCTGAGACCATTCAGTACAGGTAccagtcccctccccacccaggggCTTCAGAGTGCCAGCCTCTGAGCAGGTCTCTCCTGAGACCTgccacctcccaccccagccagaGGCCCAGCTCCCTCCTGGACAGGCTGTGACTCTGGGTCCCCACCCCCTACCCCAGGAAGGCTGTGAAGGCTACTCTGGTGCTGCTGCCCCTCCTGGGGATCACCTACATGCTCTTCTTTGTCAACCCCGGGGAGGACGAGGTCTCTCGGGTCGTCTTCATCTACTTCAACTCCTTCCTGGAATCCTTCCAGGTACGGGCCCCCCCTCGCCCCAGCGCTGGAGGGCCCTCAGCGGCACCTGCTCCGGTGGGGATTCTcctgggaggaggggcagagctgggggcaGCCTGGAGTCTGGGTGGGCCCCCTACCCCTGCCCAGGCCTCTGACGTCCCCCTGTCCCCCCAGGGCTTCTTCGTGTCTGTGTTCTACTGTTTCCTCAACAGCGAGGTGAGAACCCGAGTCAGAGCtgggctcaggatgctgaggtcCACGGGGACTCTgcttcctcctgccccagggctgGCTTCCTGCTCCCAGGTCCCAGTAGGATGCTGCTCAGAGCCCCCGAGGGCCTGCCATGCCCTGTGTGTCCAAGGCACCCTGTCCTTAGGCATTGGCATTGGGGGGCAGAAAGCTGGGCCAGGAAGCCCTGGGGCAGGGTTTGGGGGGGGAGTACAGTGGGCGGGGGGAGGGGTGTCACAGGGCTGAGGGGAGGGATTTTGCATGGCAAAGGCCAGGTGGCACCTTGATGCCAGTTAAGAAAAGGTGTTCTTTCCTAACTTGAGAGAAGTGTCCCAACAAACATGGCCGTGAGAACGTTAGCGACATGAATGTTTCCACCTGTGCTTGTGTGAGGGGATCCTGAGCCCCCAGTCAGACCAGACATCATGCTCTGCTCTGTTCCCACAGGTCCGCTCTGCCATCCGGAAGAGGTGGCACCGGTGGCAGGACAAGCACTCCATCCGTGCCCGTGTGGCCCGCGCCATGTCCATCCCTACCTCCCCGACCCGCGTCAGCTTCCACAGCATCAAGCAGTCCACGGCTGTCTGAGCTGCAGGCCATGGAGCGGCCCCCTGACATCTGTGGCTGGGAGGATGATGGCCCCTGTCTGTGGAGGCTACCGGCACTTTCCCACTCCCTCCCCACCTGGAGCTGTGGCCCCTGAGAGCCCGGGAGGGCCCCTCCACCCAGCAGTTGTTCTAGGCTTCTGAGTGGACAGCGGCCTATAggactgggctgggctgggcccaGTTCTCCCTGAAGAACGACACTGGAACGGAAATGGGAAGCAGGAAAGCCCTCAGCAGCACATGGGGCTCCCAAGAGCTATCTTGTCTCAGAACACAAAATGGCCAGCCCACTGGAGAGCTGGGGTCCTCAGCAAACTGGGGAGGCATTCACTGCCCAGGGCATCCTGGGAAACTCTCATGACACATCTATTCACCATCATGCCTCCAAGCATGAGCCTACCACTGAGAACCAAGGTCATGTCGTTTGGTCTGGAGCCCTGGGTGTATCATTAGAAATTGGATCACATCATCAGATATTGGGCCACATCACTAGAAACCAAACCCAAGCCACCAGAATGTCATCGGCACTGTGGCGCTGCCACCAAAAATGCCCTGCCTTGCTGCTTGCACCCTTGGACACTTACTACCTGTGGGACTCTCCGgcttcccctctcttccccacTGACAGTGCCCTTGTCCTGACTCCTGCCACTTGCTGCCCCTGGGAGTCTCCCATCTGTGAGAAGATGGGGGCAGGGGGGGTGGAGTGGCCTGTGAACAAGAACCAGGGTGTGCCCCAGTCAAGGCCAGTCTCCTTTTGAGGAGGGAGAGAGCCCTTGGGGCCTGCAGCTGCTGGCTTCAGGACTGCCTCTGGGGCAGGGTCACCCACTGAGCAAAGGGAGAAGGGCCCCTCTCTGCCTGAGTGCTCTAGAGCAGGACAAATGGCTTACCTGCCTCCAGAGTGTGGACTGGCGCACCCCCACACTGGACCCCCGTGTCTAGGGGACTGGGCAGCTAGGGCAGGGCTCTGCAGTGGGGAGGCAGAGGTGCCCGCTGCGGGGGTGGCTAgtgtaaataataatatttatcttttcaacCAGCATCTGTGAAAGCCTGGACTCTGCCAGGGACAGGGGAGAGAGGGTGCCTGAGAGACGCAGATGCCGGGAAACCCTGATCATCGCTCAGGGCTGCTggaagggcaggggtggggactTGGAAGGAGATGGATCTGGCCTGCTCTTAGTAAAGAGGTGAATCAGGGAGGGAAAGGACATGATCAGTAAGGTTGGGAAACTTTGCAATGGCAGGGGACAGGTGGAACAAAGGCATGGCCACGGGACCCTACAGGAGAGGGTCCAGCCCCAGGGAGGAGCAGAGCTGGGGAGCAGGCAGCGGAGGTAGGAAGCTGGGGCGTCAGACTAATTTAACTGTGGTGCCCGGAGTCGGCCGCTCCTGCAGCGGGTGGGGAGGCCCTGTGGGAATTGCTAGGGTGTCCTTGAAGGACATATGGGGTGCCCTGTTCTGCCAGTTCCCCAAGCTCTGTGCCCTTAAGTAGAGAGATAGGGACAGGGAGACTCAGGAGTCCCAGGACAGGGATGGGCCAATGGCTCCCAGAGCAATTTAGGGTGTGAGGTGGGGTGCCCTGCAGGGAGTAGCCCTGCTGGCTGACAGGAGGGACCAGGCTGACTAGTGAGTGTCAACAGCCACAGCTGAGCCGTGGAGATGGGGTTCTCAACTTGCCTTTCACACAGTGCGGCAGTGAGGAGGCAGAGCTTTCCCCGGATGTGGGCGGGATGGGGGAACCTCCCAAGGATGGGAGCCTGAGAGGGCTGCACAGACTAGCCCCTTCCTGCTTGGGCCCCTGGTTGCCCCAGCTGTCGAGGAACCTTCTATGGGCTTCTCTCAGTGTTGGACCctgtgggaggggagaggggagcagCCATCCAGAATGGATGCTGGGGACACCTCTCAGAGCCCCTGACCTTGGAAGGCCATGGGGCCTGGCCATGGGCAGAAAAGCCCAGCAGGCAGGGCTGGTCCAGAGGAGCCTGGGCCCTCCCATCCAGAGactgtatggggggggggggctgctttAGGGCACAGTGGGAAACGTCTGAGCCCCAAAGATCTGCAGCCCCCATGCCAGGGCCAGAAGCCCAGAGCTTCACCCATCTGCAGCAGGTGTGTTCCGGGCTTCAGGGTTAATGCAGGCCCAGACCAGGCCACTCTGCTCCAAGGTTTGGCTCGTGGGCTGGGGAAGGCCCCATGGGAGTGAGCAGGGTGTAGCACCCCTCACAGCAGCAGCAGGATGGAGGTCACTGGGGTCTCCCCAAGTCCTGAGTTCAGGCCCCTCCCTTACGCCCTGAAGAATTTTTCTCCACACCACACCCAGGGGTCGATGCGCCCTGAATGTACCCACACCTGAGCCCATTTCTCCTTGAGACCCTGCTCATAGTCATAGAACGGACACACTATTCTTCCAGTTCAGCTCTCCCTCCCTGACAGACAGCACAAACCCCTCCCTGAGGTCTTCATTGTCCCTTCTAGGTCCCTGTGCTGGCTGCCCTGGGGCCAGGACTGAGGAGCAGGCCAGATCTGGAGAAATCAAGTATTAGGGAGGGAGGTTAATCAGGGCCATTGGTAGACTGGTTTTGCAATCCACAAAATCCTTCATAGCGTGTCTTGCCTAGTCTTCAACTAGCCAGGGAGGTAGGAACCAGCCCATTTTGCAGCTGAAGAAATTGAGGCCTAGTGACCCCCTGAGATGGAAGCCTTCTGGCTCCAAGTCCAGGGCTCCTTCTGGCCCTCAGGTGACTGGAGTCCTGGGGGCCTTGGGCTGGGAGGCCAGGACTGACGAGGCAGGTCTGGGGCCAGAGGGCTGAGGAGGCCACAGGGTTTTGGATTGATCTGAAACACGTCCCACATGAAGATGTGACCCGCCACGGCTGGCCCAGCCAGTGTCCAGCAGCTGAGGCCAGCTGGCGGGAACAATCCCGGCTCTGAGTCTCTGgcatctcttcctctcctcctcccacctcccacccctccaCTCTCTAAAATGATGCTGAGCTTCAAACCATGTAGCCCCGGCCCCCAGAAGCCATGGCAGCCCTCTCTGCACCCCAGGCCATCTAACCCTGTGAGGGAGCCGCTGGCCTCCAGCTCAGAGGTGTCTCATGGTCATCTCatccagccccagctcccaaCTCATCTGCCCAGTGGGCCCAAACAGAGCAGGTGCTCTATACAGCTCATCCCCAGCAATCCTGAGCAGCATTGTGTTTTGGAGCATCAGGTCACACACATGAATCTCATCTATTCTTCCTATTGCCCTGCAAAGCAGATGCTATTATCCCCCATTTAACAGGTGGGAAAAgtgaagcccagagaggtcaaGAGTCCTGCCCAGGGCACCCAGCAGTGGCATGTCTGGATGAAAACCCAAGGTGGCTTCACACTGCCTGCACAGTGGTACAGGACACTTTGCAAGGTTACCCTCTCTGACCCACTGCCTCCTCCAGTACCTTCCCCAGggacatttttctgttttccaatcTGTAGACAAACAGCATTCAGAGATGAGTTGGCCATAGGATCTGGAGCCTATACAGCACAGGCTTCAAGTGCCCCCAGTGTCCCCAGGTCATCCCAGCTCCACCTCTCAACATGGCCTCCTGCCTTTCCCTCTAGCCCAGCAACCCCTGCAGATACCGCCAGACAGGCTCAGGGTCAAGAGAGGCCTGGGCCCTGTCCATTTCTCAAAGCTCTTGGTGACAGAAGCACCAATGAGTTCATCATTTGGATGAAACTCCAGACTGCCACCCAGCCCCTTCTGTCCCTCCAAGTCGTTCTGGACAAAACCCTGCCACCCTGCTTCATTGTGCACTGGGCCAAGGCAGGTGAGGACAGGGATGGGGGCTCTTAGGGACCCAAGGAGGCTGGTGAAAACTAGCTGGGGCACCCACCTAGGGTGGGCATCATAGTAGGTAGGCCCGAGCTCCTGCTTCTCTCCCCTTCAttgctggggtgggggagagagcaGATGGCAAGCCAGTCCCTTCCCAGGTCTGCACCACCTCCAGCTCATGCCTGGGCCAGCAGGTCGGGGCAGAAGAGAGGCCAAGCAGCAGGGTGCTTTCCCTGCCTGCCTGAGCGGATACCTACTGCCCCTGAGTGGGTGAAGATAAATGTTCCAGACGCTGCCTAGGTCCAAATGGAAGGCAGAGACTTTGCCACTGGTCTGCCCTAGGCAGCCCCCTGAGAGCTCAGGTCCTGGCCGAGGTGGGGACAGGGGAGAGAGCAAAGCAGCCAGTGCAGGGGCTGTCATCAAGGTCAGGATCAGGAGTCTGCAAAGTCTTACAGCAGGATTACAGCAGGAGAGTGGACCACAGCCCCAAAGGGCACCAGCCACTCGTGTGAATGTAATGATCAGGGCACAAAGTGGCCACCCCGAAGGGCGAGCCCAGGGCtgatgggctgggctggggtagGTGGGTGGGGGTTCTGGGGAAGCAGTGACTGAGGCAGGGACCGCCTTCAGCAAGCTGGGTCCCAGGAAGAGACATGGAGGGAAGGAGCCTTCTGAGAATCCTTTGAGCCTGGGGCACCAGGAGCCTAAGGGTAGATCAAGGAGGAAGGGCAGGAGCAAGCTCTGTCGAGGGTACCcatgtttcctttctctcttcctttctttccttttttcccctctctttctccttcccttccctcattccttccatccatccttcctttctctttctctctccctctctcttttgtactgtggattggacccagagctactctaccactgagctacatccccatcctagtttattttattttgagacagggcctcactaaattgcccaggctggcctcaaacttgccatcctcctgctttagcctcctgagagtctaggattacaagtatgtgaCAAGGTGCCAGGCTGGTTCCCAAGTTTGCTGAACCCCCAAGCTTGGGGACACATGCCGGCCTGATAGGATTCTGAGGAACCACAATGAGACCTGTCCTGAGGACTGGGCCAGCCCAGGGGATGAGCCggttcttgtttttgttgttttgggtgtGATAAAGCACAAGTTGTAAAACTTACTATTTTAGCTATGTTAAAGTGTAAAATCCAGTGGCATTAAATCCATTTGCACCCCATAAATCTGTTCAGTTGTTATATAACAGTAAAAATATACTCACAATGTTGTGCATTTGTTTCCCCAAATGGAAaccccattagcagtcactccccaaTCCTCCTCCCCCAGGCCCTGGCCCCCATGAATCTGATCTCTATAGATTTGCTCTTATATTCCAGATAAGTGGAGTCAAGCATTTGGTATTTGTCCTTTTGTCTGGCCtttttcacttaccataatattttaagaaaatattttgttttggggctggggtcgtagttcagtggtagagcacttgtctagcatgtgtgaggcactgggttcgattctcagcaccacatataaataaataaataaataaaaagttcaacgactaaaaaaaattttaaaaatatatacatatattttggtttttagttgttgttggacacaatacctttattttacttttatgtggtgctgaggatcgaacccagcactccccatgtgctaggcgagtgctctaccactgagccacaaccccagccccttaccaTGATATTTTCAAAGTTCACCCACATTATAGCATGTATCTACCCACTTCTCCTTTTCACAGCTGAGGACTTCCCACTGTGTGGCTGGACCATACTTTATCTATTCAACGGATGGTGGACACTTGGGATCTTTCGATGTATTTCAAGTCGTCCTGCACAGTATTGCTATGAGCATGTATGAATTTTTGTTTGGAcgcctgttttcaattcttttggatgcACACCGGGgagtggaattgctaggtcatGTGATGATTCTCTGCTTAACCACCAAGTTGTTTTCCCCAGTGTCTGCGCCATTTTGAATTTTCACCAGCGGTGCATGAGGGTTCTTGTTTCTCCATACTCTCACTTGTTACtgtctgggtttttttgtttttgtttttgtttataatttctaTCCCAGTGGGTGTGTTGgtccttgatttttaaaagaccGAAAGTCCCTGCTTGGGAGCAGGGCCCTGAGTGAGGGCCTATCCTGCTCATCATAGCTGGGGGCCAGAAATGGTTTTAGGTTCACAGCTCTCAGCAAGGGGCTTCCCGACCAGAAAGCATTTAGGTGCCCCAATTCAGACAGGTGTGCTCCATAGGGACACTGCCTTAGGCTACGATGAGACCTATCCAAGCTGACCCCTCTCCCAATCATCTCCTGACCAACAGTAAGAACTCTCTTGAAGGGGCAGCCAGCAGCTGGGTCCTGCCCACTCTCCACACCAGCTGGTGGCACGTCATTCAGCTCTGTTGGTTTTCTGATGTGTTTTTGACAGTTCAATTGTCATTGTAATTATTGCTTGTAATCTAATTAAATGTTACGTTAATGGATAAATCAGAAGTACACAAACGAGGAGAAATGTTCATTATGAAAATTCAGCTGAATGCTTTGGAAGCCACAAAATAAACGAGTCACAAAAAGCAGCTGTCAAATTAGGTGTTGGcaagacaaatatataaataattaggGGGAAAGGGCTATCAAAATCTAGATGAGTCATGCAGACTACTTTGCAAGGTCCTTTAAACTTGCTCTCCACTTCAGAACATCCAGaaacccagagcccagagcagaaaaaaaaatgtggaaacaaacaaaatctaGAGCTGGGTGCTGGAGATGGCGTTTCCATGATGAGAGTTCCCAAAGAGAGTGACTCGGAATTGGAAAGGATGGACACACTGTGGACGAGGAAGATCACCACTTGCTCTTTTGAGGTTAAATTAGCATGTGTGTCATCTGTGGAATCGTGTTCCCAAAAAGACCTGGTGAAGTCCCCATACCTGCGAGCGTGAACTTATTTGGAAATCAGGTCTTTGCAGAGGTAATTAAGTCAAGATGAGATCATTCAGCTGAGCCCTAAAGCCATTGTCACTAGAGTTCTTATTAGAAGAGGCACAGGGACAGAGGGGGGGCAAGCCATGTGGCACAGAGGCAGAGATTGCTACCAGGAAGGCAGTGAGGCTTGCAGCCACCACCAACGAAGAGACAAGAGATATTCCACCCAGACTCAGAGGGAGCACCCCGCTGATGTGACATGTTGATTTCAGGCTTTGTTTTAGACAAACCCCATGGATAGGAAgcttaaacaacatttatttctcatagttccagAGACCTAGAAAAAGCTCAAGATCAAGGTGCCGGCTGATTCAGTCCCCAGTGAGGGCTTCCTCCTGGTTTGCAAAGGGCCCCAACAGAGATCATCTCCCTCATGTCTCTTCTACAAGGGCACAAATTCCATCCTCCTCTTGACCCAACTACCTCCTAAAGGCCCCACTGCAAATGCCATCACCTTCAGGTTAAGCTTCAGCATGTGAATTTTGAGAGGACACAACATTAAGTCCATagcagacttctggcctccagaactgtgggagaaCAAACATTGTTTTATCCATCTTGTTTGTGATCATTTGTTAAGGAAGGTCCAGAACTGAAACAGAGCCAGCATCTGGGACtcctgacttcaaagccagctctCACCATTATTTGAGTTCCCTCTTCCTGACTGGAAGTCTACCTAGCGGGAACAGTGGCACAGAATCCAGTGAAAATGTTTCATTTCCAGTGAAAATGTTTGAGCAAAATCCAGTGAC contains:
- the LOC114080190 gene encoding corticotropin-releasing factor receptor 1, whose amino-acid sequence is MSPEVHQSNVGWCRLVTAAYNYFHVTNFFWMFGEGCYLHTAIVLTYSTDRLRKWMFICIGWGVPFPIIVAWAIGKLYYDNEKCWFGKKPGVYTDYIYQGPMILVLLINFIFLFNIVRILMTKLRASTTSETIQYRKAVKATLVLLPLLGITYMLFFVNPGEDEVSRVVFIYFNSFLESFQGFFVSVFYCFLNSEVRSAIRKRWHRWQDKHSIRARVARAMSIPTSPTRVSFHSIKQSTAV